Part of the Woronichinia naegeliana WA131 genome, ATATTATCTCTTATTTTTAAAATTCGCAACTTGTGACCGTGTTCAGTATAGAAGTCAGAACCCAGATGTTAGAAATTGTGGGGCCAACAATGGGGGAGTTTTTTTTTCAGAAGGGGGGAAAAAAACGGTCTGGAAACAAGCGAAAAATCAAAACCCTAGTCGGAGAAGTGGAAATAAGCCAAAAACAAGCCAGAAAACTAAAGGTGTCGCCAAAAATCGTCTTAAGTCCAGGTTTAGAGAAATGCTGTCTAAGAGCCAGTGCGAAAACATCCTACCAACAAGCAGAAGAAGATATAGAGGAGTTGATGGGGATAAAAGTAGGACATAGCAGTTTACATCGCTTGGTAGAACGGACAGAACTGCCCTTAGCTCAAGCTCAGTCAGAGAGTGCGGGGGTCAGTATAGATGGGGGAAAGATTTGTCTGCGGGGCGAGGAGAAGGAAGGGGGACAGTGGCGAGATTATAAACTGGTGAGTCTTCATGGCAATGTCTGTGAAGCCTTTTTCCAAGACCCAGAGGGCTTAAAGAATTGGAGCAATGTTCAACCTTTGTCTCCAATAGTGACCTTTTTGGGAGATGGTCATCCCGGAATCTGGAATGCGGTAGAGAGTTTCGCCACTCAATCGTGGCTGATACGACGAGAGGTGTTGGATTGGTATCATCTCAAGGAGAATCTGTTCAAAGTGGGTGGCTCTCTCAAACGGCTAGAAGCAGTGGAGCATTTACTGTGGCGGGGTTTTGTGAACAAGGCAATAGATGCGTTTGATGGAGTCAAAAGCAAGAGGGCAAAGAATTTTCAAGCCTATTTGACGAAGCATTATCAGCGTATCCCTGATTACCAATACTATCAACAGCTTGGTATTGTGATTGGTTCTGGTGATGTGGAGTCTAAGATTAAACAGGTGGGAGCTAGGGTTAAATTGTCGGGAGCACGTTGGCATCTTCATAATGTTTCTCGTATTCTTCGGCTACGATGTGCTTATCTCAATCACTCTCCTCTTTTGAGTGTCAATGTATTATCTTAAGTGGGATGCACCCGATGGTCAGAGCCTCAAGCTGAGAATTTTATCATTTATTTAAACAAGCATAAACATCGGATTGTCAATTATGGTTATTTGCAGGCAGAGGGCATTTCTATTGGCTCTGGCTCTGTCGAATCTCAAGTTAAACAAATTGGTCATCGTCTTAAAATTACTGGTGCGAGTTGGAATTCTGACAATGTACCACAAGTCCTTCGTCATCGCTGTTCCTATTTAAATGATTACCTTTTTTGACTCTTTCATTTACCTCGTTAAGTATTTCTACTTATTGCAAAGGTGAGATGCTCCCAGTCAGGGAAACCGTTTGACCAGACTAAGTTGGCTCTTCCTAACGTTGTTTTAGAGGAGGAAACTGATTTTTTGCCTCAGGGCGAACGCATCTAAAAATGATACAGATACAAGAACATTATAGAGGGATGGATAAGGGAAAATAAGGGAAAGTGCATAGAAAACAAAAGCGATGAAACTCCGACCCAAATATAGACTGGTAGAACACTTTGCCGAAATAGATGACCCTCGCATCGAACGAACAAAACGGCATAAACTCATTGATATTCTAACGATTGCCATCTTAGCCGTCATTTGTGGAGCAGAAGGTTGGGTAACCATGGAAAGTTTCGGCAAGGCTAAACATCAATGGCTAAAAAAAATTTTGGAATTGCCGAATGGCATCCCCTCCGACGATACGTTTGCGCGTGTATTTGCTAGTCTGAATCCAGAGCAATTTCAAGACTGTTTTCTGCATTGGGTCAAAAGTATAGCGGAGGTAAGTGAAGGAGAAGTGATAGCGATTGACGGCAAAACCCTTCGCCACTCCTATGACAATGCCAACGGAAAGGGCGCAATTCAGATGGTAAGTGCATGGGCAACAGCAAATCGTCTAGTACTAGGACAGTGCAAGGTGGAAAGCAAATCGAATGAAATCACGGCGATTCCTAAACTCCTGAAAATGCTAGAGGTCAAAGGTTGTATCGTAACGATTGATGCCATGGGAACTCAGACAAAGATTGCCCAACAGATAGTAGGGCGAGGGGGAGATTATGTTTTGGCATTGAAAGGCAATCAAGGTAATTTATGTGAGGATGTTGAACAATTATTTGCTCATGCTCAATCGGTTAATTTTGTGGGAATTAAGCATGATTTTCATCAAACAATAGACAAGGGACATGGACGGATTGAAATTCGCCGTTGCTGGACGATGGAACAAACAGAATTTTTGCTGGGTGCGGAGAAATGGGCAAAGTTGACGAGCATCTGTATGATTAAAGCGGAGAGACGATTGAAAGACAAAACAGAGTATGAGACTCGCTACTATATCAGTAGCCTGCCGAGTAATGCTCAAAAATTATCCCAATCTGTTCGTAGTCATTGGTTGATAGAAAACTCTTTACATTGGGTTCTAGACTTGGCCTTCAACGAGGATGCTTGTCGCATTCGTAAGGATTTTGCTCCTGAGAATTTAGCCGTCTTACGCCATATCGCTCTTAACTTGCTCACAAAGGAAAATACTCTGAAACTTGGTATCAAGAATAAACGGCTACGCGCTGGTTGGGACGAGGACTATCTCCTTAAGGTTTTACTCGGATAAGATGCGTTTGCCCTGCCTATCATAAGAACCTCTTTTCGTTTTTCC contains:
- a CDS encoding ISAs1 family transposase, which translates into the protein MKLRPKYRLVEHFAEIDDPRIERTKRHKLIDILTIAILAVICGAEGWVTMESFGKAKHQWLKKILELPNGIPSDDTFARVFASLNPEQFQDCFLHWVKSIAEVSEGEVIAIDGKTLRHSYDNANGKGAIQMVSAWATANRLVLGQCKVESKSNEITAIPKLLKMLEVKGCIVTIDAMGTQTKIAQQIVGRGGDYVLALKGNQGNLCEDVEQLFAHAQSVNFVGIKHDFHQTIDKGHGRIEIRRCWTMEQTEFLLGAEKWAKLTSICMIKAERRLKDKTEYETRYYISSLPSNAQKLSQSVRSHWLIENSLHWVLDLAFNEDACRIRKDFAPENLAVLRHIALNLLTKENTLKLGIKNKRLRAGWDEDYLLKVLLG
- a CDS encoding ISKra4 family transposase — its product is MTVFSIEVRTQMLEIVGPTMGEFFFQKGGKKRSGNKRKIKTLVGEVEISQKQARKLKVSPKIVLSPGLEKCCLRASAKTSYQQAEEDIEELMGIKVGHSSLHRLVERTELPLAQAQSESAGVSIDGGKICLRGEEKEGGQWRDYKLVSLHGNVCEAFFQDPEGLKNWSNVQPLSPIVTFLGDGHPGIWNAVESFATQSWLIRREVLDWYHLKENLFKVGGSLKRLEAVEHLLWRGFVNKAIDAFDGVKSKRAKNFQAYLTKHYQRIPDYQYYQQLGIVIGSGDVESKIKQVGARVKLSGARWHLHNVSRILRLRCAYLNHSPLLSVNVLS